From the genome of Halobacterium sp. R2-5:
AATCTGCGTGTTGACGTTCGTGACGGTGACGTCGTACTGCTCCTCGATGGCGTCCCGGATCTCGGGCTTGGCAGCGTCGACGTCGACGACGAACTGGAGCTTGTTCTGGAAGTCCATCTCGTCCATCGCCTTCTCCGTCACGATGGGGTAGTCGATGAGGCCGCTCATCGCTGGGCCACCTCCTCGACGGCGCTCTCCGTCCAGAGCGTGAGTCGCCCGGGCTCGGCGCCCGGCGCGAGGTCCTCGGCGTTGACTTCGCGGCCCGTCGCGACGTCGACGCCCGCGAGGTTCCGCGCCGCCTTCGACGGCCCGGACTCGCTGGAGGTCACGACCAGCAGCGACGAGGGCTCCTGGTACTTCCGGCCGCGGAGCGTCCCCTGGCCGGCGCGGACGTTGCGTCCGTCGTCGGCGCGCTCGACGTCCGCGTGGACGCCGACCGCTTCGAGGAACGCCACGACCTCCTGGGTCTTCACGAGGTCCTCGAAGTCGTCGCTGACGACGAGCGGGAGCTCGACGTCGTCGTCGAACGCGTGACCGCGCTCGGCGACGACCTCGCTGTCCGTCGTCGCCGCGATGGCGCTCCGGACGGCGGCCTTCCGCTCCTTGTCGTTGACGTCGAGGCCCGGGTCTTTCTCGGCTTTCGGCGGGTGCGCCTTGCGACCGCCGACGGTCTGCGGGACGCGCGCGCCACGGCCCTCCGTCTTCGGGACGTGAGCCATGCCGCGTCCGCTACCGTGGGACTCGGCGGAAGTGCGCAGGCCCGCGTACTCGTCGGAGCCGTGCTTCTGGGTTCGGTTGGCCTGAGCGGCGAGGACGGCGCGCTTGACCAGGTCCGGTCGGACGGGTTCCGAGAACACGTCCGGGAGGTCGAGCGTCCCGTCGTCGTCGCCGTTCAGGTCGCGTACAGTTGCCTGCATGGTTATCCTTGGTTAGATTCGGTGCTCACGTAGCGCACCTCGGGGTCGAGGCGCGGCGACTCGCTCGGCCGGACGGCCGGGCGGAACCGCACGAGGCGCTGCTCGGGACCGGGCACCGAGCCCTTCACGAGCGTGTAGTTGCCGTCGACTTCGCCGTAGTTCGGGAAGCCGCCGGCGGCGTTGACGTCCTCGTCGTCACCGTTACCGATGTCGATGACGCGCTTGTTGAGTTCGGTGCGCTGGTGGTAGCCGGTCTGCCCGAGCTGCGGGACCGTCGAGCGGACCCGGGACGGGTTCCACGGGCCGAGGTTCCCGATGCGGCGCCGCCAGCCCTGGCGGGCGTGCTTGCCTTTCCGCTTCTGCACGCCCCAGCGCTTGACGGGGCCCTGGGTCCCTTTGCCCTTGGTGACGCCCGCGACGTCGGTGAACTCACCGGCGCGGAAGACGTCGCCGAACGCGTGTTCGCCGCCGTCCTCGAGGAGGTCCGCGGCGAAGTCGACGCGCTCCTCGAGGGAGCCGCCGCCGACGCGCGTCTCCATGACGTCGGGCTGTTTCTTCGGTACGCTCGAGAGTTCGCCGGGGACCGTGTGCGTGATGACACGGACGTCCGCGACGTCCTCCGCTTCGAGCGCTTCGGTCAGTGCGTCTGTCTCTCCGCCCGTTTCCGGGACGGAGAGCGCGCGGTCGAGAGACTCGTGGGTGTCGTCGGCCCAGACTTCCGTGAGCGGCTTCTTGCCGTACGGCGTGTCCTCGTAGAGGCGGACGGCCGCCGCCCGCATGGGCGGCGTCTCGACGACGGTGACGGGCACGGTCGTCTCCATGCCCTCCGTCGGCGCGTTCGCCTTGTCGTCGACGAGGACGACGTGGGTCATGCCGGCCTTGTAGCCAGCGAAGCCCTGAAGACCGACTTGACCGTCGTCTTCGGGCCACGAGTTGAAGCGCGGTACTTCGCTCTCCGCGCGCTTGCGGGGACTGAACCCCATCGAGCCTTTGCGTGGTCGGTTTGGCTGTGGCATCGTATCACTCCGTGAGCGTCAGGCAGCCGAGGGAGGCGAACATCGCTTCTTCGGTTCGCACGACCTCACTGCCCTGCTGAGGGATGGTGTTGAGCCAGGCGTCGAATCGCGCGGGTGCGTCGGTGGATTGGTCGGCGACCGCCTCGCTGACCTCGTCCCCGGTGAGCCCGAGCATGGGCGGGAGCCCGCGTTCGGGCGCACCGAAGGCGACGGTCAGTCCGTCCCGGGCGGCGCGTTCGACGTACCCCCCGAGGGAGGCCGCGGAAAGCGGCGTCCCGTGGCGGGAGGTGGCGATG
Proteins encoded in this window:
- a CDS encoding 50S ribosomal protein L23; translated protein: MSGLIDYPIVTEKAMDEMDFQNKLQFVVDVDAAKPEIRDAIEEQYDVTVTNVNTQITPEAEKKATVTLSEDDDAQDVASRIGVF
- the rpl4p gene encoding 50S ribosomal protein L4; amino-acid sequence: MQATVRDLNGDDDGTLDLPDVFSEPVRPDLVKRAVLAAQANRTQKHGSDEYAGLRTSAESHGSGRGMAHVPKTEGRGARVPQTVGGRKAHPPKAEKDPGLDVNDKERKAAVRSAIAATTDSEVVAERGHAFDDDVELPLVVSDDFEDLVKTQEVVAFLEAVGVHADVERADDGRNVRAGQGTLRGRKYQEPSSLLVVTSSESGPSKAARNLAGVDVATGREVNAEDLAPGAEPGRLTLWTESAVEEVAQR
- a CDS encoding 50S ribosomal protein L3, which produces MPQPNRPRKGSMGFSPRKRAESEVPRFNSWPEDDGQVGLQGFAGYKAGMTHVVLVDDKANAPTEGMETTVPVTVVETPPMRAAAVRLYEDTPYGKKPLTEVWADDTHESLDRALSVPETGGETDALTEALEAEDVADVRVITHTVPGELSSVPKKQPDVMETRVGGGSLEERVDFAADLLEDGGEHAFGDVFRAGEFTDVAGVTKGKGTQGPVKRWGVQKRKGKHARQGWRRRIGNLGPWNPSRVRSTVPQLGQTGYHQRTELNKRVIDIGNGDDEDVNAAGGFPNYGEVDGNYTLVKGSVPGPEQRLVRFRPAVRPSESPRLDPEVRYVSTESNQG